The Cytobacillus oceanisediminis genomic interval GAAAGATGTTTTCCCTTCTCCCAAGCAGTCTGAAAGATGATATCACCGATTTCATCTTGGAAAATGCGAGAGTAAGAGAGGGATTTCAGCCATTTATCGATTATCTGGCAAAAGAAAATATACCGCTTTATATAGTCAGCGGAGGAATAGATTTTTTTGTGGCTCCTGTACTGGATAAGTATGGACCCTTTGAAGAGGTGTTCTGCAATAGTTCTGATTTTAGCGGTGATACAATTAAAATCTTATGGCCCCATAGCTGCGATGAAAATTGCAATAATAATTGCGGCTGCTGCAAGCCTTCCATTATGAGGAAACTAGAAGGTGAGGACACCTTTAAAGTGGTGGTCGGAGATTCAGTAACTGATCTGGAGGCTGCAAAACAGGCAGACTTTGTCATAGCAAGAGACCTGCTCCTGGAGAAAAGCAAAGAGATGAACCTTAATCATTGTGCCTTTGAATCGTTCTATGATTGCATTGAGCTTTTAAAAAGATTAAATGAGGTGAGG includes:
- a CDS encoding 2-hydroxy-3-keto-5-methylthiopentenyl-1-phosphate phosphatase; this encodes MAKIAVFCDFDGTITENDNIIHIMKHFAPSQWEGIKNQVLGQEISIQEGVGKMFSLLPSSLKDDITDFILENARVREGFQPFIDYLAKENIPLYIVSGGIDFFVAPVLDKYGPFEEVFCNSSDFSGDTIKILWPHSCDENCNNNCGCCKPSIMRKLEGEDTFKVVVGDSVTDLEAAKQADFVIARDLLLEKSKEMNLNHCAFESFYDCIELLKRLNEVRV